Part of the Thermococcus sp. 18S1 genome, CAACGAGACCCTTCAGGAAGCCATGCACTACAAGGAGCTCGCGGACAAGTACTACGAGGAGGCAGAGAAGTACATCACTCCTGGCAGAGACAGCCTGGCAATAGCAGCGCTGCCGTACATGCGCAAGGCCTACGTCAACATCCTCAAGGCATACAAGATCCTTGAACAGGCAGTGGGCGAGATTGAAAATCCTGAGGGCTGATGCCCTCGACCTTTCTTCCTTTCTCGATTTTTGTCAGTTGCACCAACTCTTTTAAACCCGCCTGCGTTTCTAACTCCGGTGGCACTCATGATATACGTTAAAATATATCGAGTCCAGGGGGAAGTTCTCCTCGCGGCCTGTGATGAGGAGCTCCTCGGAAAGACCTTCAGGGAGGGCGACCTCAAACTCGAGGTCAAGGAGCGGTTTTACAGGGGAGAACTTGTTGAGGAAGATGCCCTTGACTCCCTGCTTCACGAAGCCACGATAGCCAACCTCACCGGCGAACGCTGCGTCTCCAAGGCAATAGAGCTCGGTTACGTTGATGAGGACAGGGTTCTCAGAATCCAGGGCGTTCCACACGCGCAGATGGCCCGGCTCTTCCTCTGAGCTACCTTTTTAAACCTCTTCCCGCACCAACCACCGGTGGGAGAGATGAGCGAGAGATTCTGTTACAGGTGCGGGATAAGCGAGAGCGAAGGGGGACCGCTGATAGACGGACTCTGTCAGGTCTGCTTCAGAAAGGAGAACCCGGTTTTGCTGATTGAGAACGAGGTCAACACGGAGCTCTGCCAGAACTGCGGGAGCTACAGAAAGAGGGGCGTCTGGGTTGATCCGGCGAGCTATGACCTTGAGGAGCTTATATTTGAGGTGGCCGAAAACGCCCTCATGGAGGCCCTCGAGGATTCCTTCAGCGAGGGGATCGTGGAGTACGAGGTGGTCTCCCAGGAGGAGCTTGACGAGATTGAGGAGCTTCCGGTTGGACGGGCCGCGGTGGCCTTTGAACCCGCTGACTTTCACCTTGAACACTTCCCGGCAATAGTGACCTATGAGGTTCGTGCAAAGGCCAGGGTTCACGAGCTCCAGCGCGAGCTCCACGACGAGACCAGATACGTTACCGTCTATGTCCGCCAGACCGTCTGTCCGCGCTGTTCCAAGTTCCTCGGCGGCTACTTCGAGGCCATACTCCAGGTCCGGGCCGAGGGCAGGCCGCTGACTGAGGAGGAAAGAAAGGCCATAGGAAAGCTCGTCGAGGAGAAGGTGGACGAGATAATGCGCAGGGACAGGATGGGCTTCATCCAGGACACCATAGAGAAGGAGGAGGGCATGGACTTCTACATGGGCTCTACTTCAAGTGCCAGGAAACTCGCCCAGGCGATAAAAGAGCGCTTTGGCGGAACGATAAGCGAGGCCTACGAGCTGGTCGGCGTTGATAGACAGACCAGCAGAGAGGTTCACCGCGCGAGCGTGAGCATCAGGATTCCGAAGTTTCAGAGGGGCGACCTGGTGATGGACAGGCGCGGCAACGTTTACACCGTGGAGGGTGTGGACGGGAAGGGCATGACGCTCACCAACCTGGTCACCCGTGAGACGGAGCGCCGCGACTGGAAGACCGTGAAGCGGGAGGGCATAGATGCGGTGGAGGGCGAAAGGAAGGAAGCCATGGTGACCAGTATAACCCCTACGGAAGTTCAGCTGATGGACATGGAGACGTATGAAACCTATGAACTGGAGAAGCCGCGCATGGAGCTCAGGGAGGGCGAGGTGTACCGCATGGTGGAGGTTAAGGGCAGGAAGTACTTCCTGGACAGGAAGGAATGACCCGTTTCTGTCCCGCCAATCTTTTTAACCTTAGGTTTTGAACCTCTTCTGGTGATGCTCATGGGAAAGACGGTGGTTATCATAGGCGGTGGAGCGGCAGGAATGAGCACCGCGTCGCGCGTTAAGAAGCTAAAACCCGAGTGGGACGTCAAGGTCTTCGAGGCAACCGAATGGGTCAGCCACGCCCCCTGTGGTGTGCCCTACGTGGTCGAGGGAGTTTCACCAAAGGAGAAGCTCATGCACTACCCCCCTGAGGTCTTCATCAAGAAGCGCGGCATAGACCTCCACATGAAGGCTGAAGTCATAGAGGTCGAGCAGGGAAGCGTCCGCGTCAGAGAAGAGGATGGGGAGCACACCTACGAGTGGGACTACCTCGTCTTCGCCAACGGTGCCTCGCCACAGGTTCCCGCGCTTGAGGGCTGTGAGCTTGAAGGCGTCTTTACGGCGGACCTTCCGCCAGATGCCGTTGCCATAACCGAGTACATGGAGAAGCACGACGTTAAGGACGTTGTTGTCATAGGCACGGGATACATCGCCCTTGAAATGGCGGAAGCCTTCGTTGCGAGGGGCAAGAACGTTACACTCATAGGAAGGAGCGAAAGGGTTCTGAGAAAAACCTTCGACAAGGAGATTACCGACATCGTTGAGGCGAAGCTGAGGGAGAACCTTAACCTCCGCCTCCAGGAGCTTACACTGCGCTTTGAGGGCAACGGCCGGGTCGAGAAAGTTATCACCGATGCCGGCGAATACAAAGCGGACATGGTTATCGTGGCGACGGGCATAAAGCCCAACACTGAGCTCGCGAGGGAGCTGGGGGTCAGGATTGGAGAGACCGGGGCCATCTGGACCAACGAGAGGATGGAAACCAGCGTCGAGAACGTCTACGCCGCCGGTGACGTCGCCGAGACGAGGCATCTCATCACCGGCAGGCGCGTCTGGATTCCCCTTGCTCCGGCCGGCAACAAGATGGGCTACGTTGCTGGAAGCAACATAGCCGGAAAGGAGATTCACTTCCCGGGAGTGCTTGGGACGAGCATAACCAAGTTCCTTGACCTGGAGATTGGAAAGACTGGCCTAACTGAGGCCGAGGCTATTAAGGAAGGCTACGACGTCAGAACTGCGTTCATAAAGGCCAGAACAAAGCCCCACTACTACCCGGGCGCCAGAGATATATGGCTCAAGGGCGTCGTCGACAACGAGACCAACAGACTCCTCGGTGTCCAGGCGGTTGGAGCCGAGATACTGCCGAGAATAGACACTGCCGCAACGATGCTCACCGCGGGCTTCACGACGAAGGACGTTTTCTTCACGGACCTGGCATATGCACCGCCCTTCGCCCCCGTCTGGGACCC contains:
- the cdr gene encoding CoA-disulfide reductase, with the translated sequence MGKTVVIIGGGAAGMSTASRVKKLKPEWDVKVFEATEWVSHAPCGVPYVVEGVSPKEKLMHYPPEVFIKKRGIDLHMKAEVIEVEQGSVRVREEDGEHTYEWDYLVFANGASPQVPALEGCELEGVFTADLPPDAVAITEYMEKHDVKDVVVIGTGYIALEMAEAFVARGKNVTLIGRSERVLRKTFDKEITDIVEAKLRENLNLRLQELTLRFEGNGRVEKVITDAGEYKADMVIVATGIKPNTELARELGVRIGETGAIWTNERMETSVENVYAAGDVAETRHLITGRRVWIPLAPAGNKMGYVAGSNIAGKEIHFPGVLGTSITKFLDLEIGKTGLTEAEAIKEGYDVRTAFIKARTKPHYYPGARDIWLKGVVDNETNRLLGVQAVGAEILPRIDTAATMLTAGFTTKDVFFTDLAYAPPFAPVWDPLIVLSRVLKF
- a CDS encoding 60S ribosomal export protein NMD3 translates to MSERFCYRCGISESEGGPLIDGLCQVCFRKENPVLLIENEVNTELCQNCGSYRKRGVWVDPASYDLEELIFEVAENALMEALEDSFSEGIVEYEVVSQEELDEIEELPVGRAAVAFEPADFHLEHFPAIVTYEVRAKARVHELQRELHDETRYVTVYVRQTVCPRCSKFLGGYFEAILQVRAEGRPLTEEERKAIGKLVEEKVDEIMRRDRMGFIQDTIEKEEGMDFYMGSTSSARKLAQAIKERFGGTISEAYELVGVDRQTSREVHRASVSIRIPKFQRGDLVMDRRGNVYTVEGVDGKGMTLTNLVTRETERRDWKTVKREGIDAVEGERKEAMVTSITPTEVQLMDMETYETYELEKPRMELREGEVYRMVEVKGRKYFLDRKE
- a CDS encoding DUF424 domain-containing protein; amino-acid sequence: MIYVKIYRVQGEVLLAACDEELLGKTFREGDLKLEVKERFYRGELVEEDALDSLLHEATIANLTGERCVSKAIELGYVDEDRVLRIQGVPHAQMARLFL